The genomic region GATGCCATCCAGACCATCATGGGCGGCGCACTGCGCGGCATCAATGACACCAGGATGACGTTGGTATTCGCCGCGATCGGCTACTGGTGCGTGGGCTTTCCCATCGCCTGGTTGCTCGCTTTTCACGCTGATTTCGGCGCGGTCGGTGTCTGGATCGGACTGTCGATCGGATCGTTCGTCTATGCCGGACTTCTGATCTTGCGCTTCCGGATGCTGACGCGCAAACTGGCGGGATGAACGGGACCGTCCGCGAAGTCATCCCCGATGTCGACGCCGGCACGCTGCTGGCCGGTGCGCAATTCATCGACGCCTTTCGCGTGGAGATCGGCACAGCACCGGTGAATGCCCGCGAGGCCTGCACCAGGATGCTGTTGCACGGACCGCGCTGGATCGGTGCACTGACACGCCTGCGCAACATCCTCGTGAGGCCCTTTGGATTGAAGACATCGGGTGAAGGCGCACCAGCGCCGGGCGGCCTGATCGGCTTGTTTCCGGTGCTGAGCGAAACGCCGGAGCAGCTGGTCGCCGGCTTCAATGATTATCATCTCGACTTCCGCATCGTGGTCGATGTCGCCGGCGAAGCGGTGCTGCGCCACGTCACCCTGACCACGCTGGTGCGGACCAACAATCGGCTGGGCCGCGCCTATCTCGCGTTCATCACGCCCTTCCACAAGCTCGTCGCCCGCAGCATGATGGGGCGGCTCGCGGAGCCGGCCCGATGACGCTCTCCGTCGACCTCTTCTACTCCTTTCGCAGCCCGTTCAGCTATCTGGCGTTGCCGAAAACGCTCAACCTGGTCGAAACCTACGATCTGACGGTGAATTTGCGGCCGGTCTATCCGCTCGCAGTCCGTGTGCCCGGGTTTTTCAAGAAGGCCAGCCCGAACTTCATTCGCTATGTGGTGCTCGACAGCACGCGCGTGGCGCAGCACGAAGGCATTCCGTTCCGCTTTCCCAGGCCCGATCCGATCGTGCAGGACAAGGTGACGTTCGAGGTCGCGGCGGAGCAGCCCTACATCCACCGTCTGACCCGGCTTGGTGCCATGGCGCAGCTCGAGGGACGCTCGCTCGCATTCACCGATGCAATCGCCCGCGTGCTGTGGGACGGCTCGGTGTCGGGCTGGAACGAAGGCGATCATCTCGGGCGCGGCGCCGAAAAGGCCGGCTTCGATCTCGCCGCGATGGATGCCGCAATCACCGCGGACCCTGATCGCTACGAGCAGGTGATCACGGAGAACGAGAAGGACCACGCCGCCTCCGGCCATTGGGGCGTGCCGACCTTCGTGTTCGACAACGAGCCGTTCTTCGGCCAGGACCGCATCGATTTGCTGGTCTGGCGCATGCAGGGCAAGGACCTGATGCGGCGCTAGCTCACTCGGCCAAGCGCGCTGACTTGTCCGACGAGGCTTCCGACCACTCGCCGACGACGCGATCGAGATCGCAGAGATTCTGGTGCATCTGCTCCAGCGAGAAGCCGATCGCGAAGAAGCGCTCGGCGGTGTCGCTCGGCTGGCCGCGGATCAGGCCGTCCTGGCGAACGGCGGCAACCGCCTCGGCGTAATGCTGGAGCGCGACGTGCACGGGATGAATCGGCGGCGCGCCGGCACCAGCCCGCAACGCTTCGGCCGCCGAGCGCAGAAAGCGCACGATCGCCGCACTGACCTCCGCCAGCGGCGCGGCGAGCCGCATCTGCACCTCGGCCGGCAACGGCACCACGGTCGAGCGGCCGATCATCACGACGTCGTGGCGCAGCCGTAGGATCGTTCGCAGCAAGGGACCGGTGTCGGGCCCGCTTGACAGGCGCGCGGCCCGCTCGCGCTCGGCTTCGGCACCGATCGCATTCATGCCCACCATCGCGGTGCCGATGCCGTCCTGGATCCGGTGCAGCGCATCGTTGTCGCGGCCGCGCGTGAGACCCGCGAGCAGCTCGGTGAAGGCGTCCGCGATCAGCTCGAGCAGCCTTGCCGCGCTGGCGCGGATCTGGCGCACCGCGCGCGAGGGCAGCACCAGGAACGAGACCAGCAATCCCGTGATTGCGCCGACCCCGACCTCGCTGACCCGATCGATTGCCGATGTCATGGGATCGGAATGATGCATCGTCGGAACCAGCAGCACGATGATGGCGGTGACCGTCGCTGCATTGAGGCTCGGGTTGATCGCGGCGACGAAGGCGAGTGGCGCGACCGCCAGCACCAGCAGGCCCAACAGGCCGGCCTCGGTCGAATAAGGGATCAGGATCGCGATGGCGCCCCCATAGATGGCGCCGCCGATGGTGCCGAGCACGTAATCGCGCGTCGCCTTCAGCGAGCGCCCGACGCTCAACTGGGTCACGATCAGCGAGGTCAGCACCGCCCAGAGCGGCAGCAGCAGATGCAGCGCGGTGGCGATCGCGTAGGCCGCGGTGGCCGCGACCGTGACCCGGATCGCCAGGCCCAGTTGCGTTCGCCGCGCCCGGACCCGGTCGAACACATCTTTTGGAAGTCCCATCGTGGAATATCCCGATCCTCTTGGAGCCTGCCAAAAGCATAGCTGATGCCCGCAGCCCATGGCCGCTTGAAAGGCCAAATCAGCCCGCCTAACTTGCGCGCCAAAACGAGGAAACACGATGGCCCACGAAACCGCAACGCTCGCTGCCTATGTCTTCAATCTGAAATACGGGGATATTCCGGCGGAAGTGCTGGATCGCGCAAAGGTGCTGACGCTGGACTTCCTCGGCAGCGCCATCCGCGCCCGCAGCGAAGCGGAATCGACCCCCTCGATCCTGAAGATGCTGGAGGCGCTCGCGCTCGACACCAGCGGCGAATCCACCGTGTTCGGCGACAGCAAGACCTGGACGCCGGCGGTCGCGGCGCTGCTCAACGGCGCGCTCGGCCATTCCCTCGACTTCGACGACACCCATGCGGACTCCTCGCTGCACCCGAGCGCGCCGGTCGTTCCGGCCGCCTTCGCCATCGGCGAGATGGTCGGCGCGTCGGGCCGCGACGTGCTGACCGCGATCGTTGCGGGCTATGAGGTCTGCTGCCGGCTCGGCAACGCGCTCGACCCGACCTCGCATTATGCGCGCGGCTTCCATCCGACCGCCACCGCTGGCACCTATGGCGCAGCAGCGGCCGCCGGAAAACTGTTCGGCCTGTCCGAGCAACAGCTCATCGCCGCCTTCGGCGTCGCCGGCAGCCAGGCCGCGGGCTCGCTGCAATTCCTGGTCAATGGCGCCTGGAACAAGCGCTACCAGGTCGGAGCCGCCGCGATGAATGGCGTGATCGCCGCGACGCTGGCGCGCAACGACTTCGTCGGGGCGACGGAATCCGTGGAGGGCAAACATGGCCTGCTCGCCGGCTACACCGACGATGCGCATCCCGACAAGGCGGTCGCCGAGCTCGGCAAGACCTACGAGACCATGAAGATCGGCGTCAAACCGTATCCGAGCTGCCGCTACACTCACGCCGCGATCGACGCGCTGATCGCAATGCGGCGCGAGCACAATCTGACGCCCGATCAGGTCAAGCGGGTCGAAATCGGCCTGCATCGCAACGGCATCACGCTCACCGGCGACGCCGCGACCAAGCGCCACCCGACCTCGATCGTCGGCGGCCAGTTCTCGATGTTCTTCACCGGCGCGCTCGCGCTCGACCAGGGCTCATTTGGCTGGGACGACTACAATCGTCTTGGCGACGCCGCCATCGACGCACTCGCCGACAAGTTCGACGTAGTGCAGGACGATCGCCTCGAAATCGGCCGCACCCACCCCTTTGGCGCGCGCGTGAGTATCACGACGGACGACGGCGTGCATGAGCGGCTCTACGCCGATCCCTCGGGAGAGCCGACCTCGTTCCCGGATGCACAGGCGATGCAGCAAAAATTCTTGACGCTGGCACGCCCGGTGCTGAATGCGCGCGCGGAGAAATTCGCGGACGCGATCATGACGCTGGAGCGGTTCGATCGCGTGGCAAAGGCGACGGAGCTGGGAAGGTAAAGCACCTCAATCCATCCCCGCCACCTTCCCTTTAGCGCGCGTTGCCGCAATCACATCCCGCACCAGATCAAACACACCGTCCGCTTCCGGCGGTGAGTTCGGCGAACGGCCGAGCCGCACGATCACGAGTCGTTCCGACGGAATCACGATCGTATACTGCCCGATCGTGCCCTTGGCGAAGAAGGCATCGCGCGGCCAGCCGTGATCGACGCGAAAGGTCGCGCCAAAGCTGTCGCCCTGGTTGGTCCAGAATCCGGCGCCGATACCGACCCAGGCATTGGGCGTCGCCGACGCCGAGTAATTCACCCAGCCCTCGGGCAGGATGCGTCGGCCGCCGGCGACGCCATCGTTGAGATAGAGTTGGCCGAAGCGTGCCCAGTCGCGCGCGGATGCGAGCATCTCGCTCGACCCCTCGATCGTGCCGGCGCCGTCGAGCTGGAGCGTGACGTGTCGCATGCCAAGCGGCGCGAACAATTCGCGGCGCGCGAAGGCAAGCGCTCCTTCGGGATTGCCGCCGGCGGCATTGCGGATCAGATGCGCGAGCATGATGGTGTTGGCATCGTGATAATTCCACACGGTGCCCGGCGCGGTCGCAAGCGGCATGCTCGCTGCATAGGCGGCCATGTCGGCCTCCACGAATTTCATGCGATTGACCGGCTCGAAGGCGGAGCCAAGCGAGGCCTGAAGCGAGCTGCCGAGTGCCAGGCCCGCGGTGTGGCGCAGCAATTGATCGACGGTGATGGCGTGACGCGGATCGTCCGGATTTGTCCAGGCGGCGACCGGTGCGGGCCCGTCGAGCTTCAGTCGGCCCTGGCGCACGAGGATCCCGGTGAGAGCCGAGATCACGGACTTGGTCATGGAGAAGCCGAGCAGCGGCGTCTCCGGTCCGATGCCGTCCGCATAGCGCTCCGCGATGATGCGGCCCGACTTCATGACGACAATTGCGCGGGTGCGGCGGAATGGCGGCGATGTCGGCTCGGCGAAGGCGCGATCGAGCGCGGCTGACAGTTCCGGGCTTTGCGGCGACACGACCGCGGGGCCGGCGATCTCGGGCAGCAACGCCGGCTGCCTGTCACCAGGCGGCAGCCTGACGTCGGCGATCTCAGCACCGTGCTCGAGTGTGCAGCCGAGGCCCTCGCGATAGATGGCATGGCTGCGGCCAATGCCGAACAGCGTCACCGTGACGTCCTTGCGCGCGCGATCGACCTGATAGTCCATCGCCCAGGTGAGCAGACCGGCGCCCGGCATCGCATCGGCGGTCTCGGTCAGGTTGCGCCTGATATCGAGGCCCGAGACAAACGTCTCCGAGCAGAGCACGTCGGCGATGAAGCCGGTGGCGACCTTGGGCAGGTCATGGGCGCGAACCGCGCCGAGCGCGAGGCCGGCAAAGGCGACGGTGGTGATGAGAAGGACGATCTTGCGGCGGCGGGTCACGGGCTTGCTCCGGCTTGAGGCGCGTGCCGGAGACGAAGCGGCATTCACGCGATGCCCGCTCGCCGGATTTGGAAAACGGCAGAGCCGAAAGCAGCGAGACGCTCGCCGATTCTGAAATAAGCTAGATATTTCAGTGCGCTATAGATTGAATAGCATTCATCTTGAGCCGACGATATTCCGTCGGCGTCACGCCGGTCACGGCCTTGAAGGCGCGGTTGAAGGGACCGAGCGACTGGAAGCCGGAGTCCATCGCGATGGTGATGACCGGGACCTCGGCCTGGGCGGGATCGGCCAGCGCGGCCTTGGCCTCCTCGATCCGGTGGCTGTTCAGGAACACATTGAAATTGCGGTAGCCGAGCCCCTGGTTGATCAGCCGGCGCAGCCGGTATTCGGGAATTTTCAGCCGGCCCGCCAGCACGCCGATGCTGATGTTCTCCTGGCGATAGATCCGTTCGTCCGCCATCAGCCGCATCAGGGCGTCGATGAGCTTTTGGTCGGCGGCATCCTCGCCGATGATAGGCTGGCTCGCCGCGATCGCGGGCGCAGCCTCCGCGGCAGCCGGAAACAGGTCGGCGCCATCGACGCGCATCATCGCATAGGCGATGGCCGCGACGATGCTGGCGAGCACGCCGGTATTGACGGTGTTGGCAACATCGCCGACGTCGCTGCCGGCGAGGATCTGGAGCAGCGCGTTCAATCCGCCATAGAGCGCGGCAGCACAGACGATGAAGACACGGACGCGGCGGCGGCGCTCGACCAGATCGGCCGACCATGAGCCGATCGTCTGCACGATCGCGAGCGCAATGAAGCCGAGCACGATCAGGTTCACCGCGGTGACGGCGACCCGGACATGTCCGCCGGGTGCGATCCAGAGACAGCTGACGAAGCTGAAGGCTGTC from Bradyrhizobium lupini harbors:
- a CDS encoding aromatic acid exporter family protein — protein: MGLPKDVFDRVRARRTQLGLAIRVTVAATAAYAIATALHLLLPLWAVLTSLIVTQLSVGRSLKATRDYVLGTIGGAIYGGAIAILIPYSTEAGLLGLLVLAVAPLAFVAAINPSLNAATVTAIIVLLVPTMHHSDPMTSAIDRVSEVGVGAITGLLVSFLVLPSRAVRQIRASAARLLELIADAFTELLAGLTRGRDNDALHRIQDGIGTAMVGMNAIGAEAERERAARLSSGPDTGPLLRTILRLRHDVVMIGRSTVVPLPAEVQMRLAAPLAEVSAAIVRFLRSAAEALRAGAGAPPIHPVHVALQHYAEAVAAVRQDGLIRGQPSDTAERFFAIGFSLEQMHQNLCDLDRVVGEWSEASSDKSARLAE
- a CDS encoding 2-hydroxychromene-2-carboxylate isomerase, with protein sequence MTLSVDLFYSFRSPFSYLALPKTLNLVETYDLTVNLRPVYPLAVRVPGFFKKASPNFIRYVVLDSTRVAQHEGIPFRFPRPDPIVQDKVTFEVAAEQPYIHRLTRLGAMAQLEGRSLAFTDAIARVLWDGSVSGWNEGDHLGRGAEKAGFDLAAMDAAITADPDRYEQVITENEKDHAASGHWGVPTFVFDNEPFFGQDRIDLLVWRMQGKDLMRR
- a CDS encoding helix-turn-helix domain-containing protein, coding for MTPAATELAFRAAAVALLLVLAASLLSDFRNVLAARLGAAFALGSAAHAVSYSVGTSSLVPAWHAPLIALSTGNIVVFWLFTRALFDDEFRLRRWHGLTWGLVTAFSFVSCLWIAPGGHVRVAVTAVNLIVLGFIALAIVQTIGSWSADLVERRRRVRVFIVCAAALYGGLNALLQILAGSDVGDVANTVNTGVLASIVAAIAYAMMRVDGADLFPAAAEAAPAIAASQPIIGEDAADQKLIDALMRLMADERIYRQENISIGVLAGRLKIPEYRLRRLINQGLGYRNFNVFLNSHRIEEAKAALADPAQAEVPVITIAMDSGFQSLGPFNRAFKAVTGVTPTEYRRLKMNAIQSIAH
- a CDS encoding serine hydrolase — protein: MTRRRKIVLLITTVAFAGLALGAVRAHDLPKVATGFIADVLCSETFVSGLDIRRNLTETADAMPGAGLLTWAMDYQVDRARKDVTVTLFGIGRSHAIYREGLGCTLEHGAEIADVRLPPGDRQPALLPEIAGPAVVSPQSPELSAALDRAFAEPTSPPFRRTRAIVVMKSGRIIAERYADGIGPETPLLGFSMTKSVISALTGILVRQGRLKLDGPAPVAAWTNPDDPRHAITVDQLLRHTAGLALGSSLQASLGSAFEPVNRMKFVEADMAAYAASMPLATAPGTVWNYHDANTIMLAHLIRNAAGGNPEGALAFARRELFAPLGMRHVTLQLDGAGTIEGSSEMLASARDWARFGQLYLNDGVAGGRRILPEGWVNYSASATPNAWVGIGAGFWTNQGDSFGATFRVDHGWPRDAFFAKGTIGQYTIVIPSERLVIVRLGRSPNSPPEADGVFDLVRDVIAATRAKGKVAGMD
- a CDS encoding MmgE/PrpD family protein; amino-acid sequence: MAHETATLAAYVFNLKYGDIPAEVLDRAKVLTLDFLGSAIRARSEAESTPSILKMLEALALDTSGESTVFGDSKTWTPAVAALLNGALGHSLDFDDTHADSSLHPSAPVVPAAFAIGEMVGASGRDVLTAIVAGYEVCCRLGNALDPTSHYARGFHPTATAGTYGAAAAAGKLFGLSEQQLIAAFGVAGSQAAGSLQFLVNGAWNKRYQVGAAAMNGVIAATLARNDFVGATESVEGKHGLLAGYTDDAHPDKAVAELGKTYETMKIGVKPYPSCRYTHAAIDALIAMRREHNLTPDQVKRVEIGLHRNGITLTGDAATKRHPTSIVGGQFSMFFTGALALDQGSFGWDDYNRLGDAAIDALADKFDVVQDDRLEIGRTHPFGARVSITTDDGVHERLYADPSGEPTSFPDAQAMQQKFLTLARPVLNARAEKFADAIMTLERFDRVAKATELGR
- a CDS encoding DUF2867 domain-containing protein; this translates as MNGTVREVIPDVDAGTLLAGAQFIDAFRVEIGTAPVNAREACTRMLLHGPRWIGALTRLRNILVRPFGLKTSGEGAPAPGGLIGLFPVLSETPEQLVAGFNDYHLDFRIVVDVAGEAVLRHVTLTTLVRTNNRLGRAYLAFITPFHKLVARSMMGRLAEPAR